A single genomic interval of uncultured Sphaerochaeta sp. harbors:
- a CDS encoding prenyltransferase/squalene oxidase repeat-containing protein — protein MQDTVIRWLLDGDVSIQYLTHTTLLDSEASVVESLQKRIEREGYGKKLLSCQTETGHWGLRFYQPKWTSTHYTLYALRQLGIHPGVKACQEMVTRTFNECMLPSGGMNLAKSIMPSDIAIDGMFLDYAAYFCPDDDRVESLVTYLLSQKKPQGGYSWNYDSPIGDSHTTICVIEGFLSYLENGLQIQHHLVHEAVQEAIEFILAHDLFWDDDKRYQKLTYPHYYHYDILRFLVAASRFNYPCDKHIRNALHWLKTKEKDGFWDLEYIHPGAVHLVYEQKRERSRFITYKALSVLKNYGIGCE, from the coding sequence ATGCAAGATACAGTGATCAGGTGGTTACTGGATGGAGATGTTTCCATTCAATACCTCACCCATACTACACTCCTTGACAGTGAAGCCTCAGTGGTCGAATCGCTCCAGAAAAGGATTGAGAGAGAGGGGTACGGAAAAAAACTACTCTCTTGCCAGACCGAAACAGGGCATTGGGGCCTCAGGTTCTATCAACCAAAATGGACCAGCACACACTACACGCTCTATGCATTGAGACAGCTCGGAATTCACCCTGGAGTAAAAGCTTGTCAGGAAATGGTAACCAGGACTTTCAATGAATGCATGCTTCCCAGCGGGGGAATGAACCTGGCGAAGAGTATCATGCCAAGTGATATTGCCATCGATGGCATGTTCTTGGACTATGCAGCCTACTTCTGCCCAGATGATGATCGAGTTGAAAGCCTTGTCACCTACCTCCTTTCACAGAAAAAACCCCAAGGCGGCTATAGCTGGAATTATGATTCTCCCATAGGGGATTCACACACAACCATCTGTGTGATCGAGGGATTTCTCTCCTATCTTGAAAATGGATTACAAATTCAACACCATCTTGTTCACGAAGCTGTGCAAGAGGCCATAGAGTTTATCCTTGCTCATGACCTATTCTGGGATGATGATAAACGCTATCAGAAACTCACCTATCCTCACTATTACCACTATGACATACTTCGCTTCCTCGTTGCTGCCTCACGTTTCAACTACCCCTGTGATAAACATATACGCAATGCTCTTCATTGGTTGAAAACCAAAGAAAAGGATGGATTCTGGGACCTGGAATATATACATCCGGGTGCAGTCCATTTGGTGTATGAACAGAAACGTGAAAGAAGCCGATTCATCACCTATAAAGCGCTCTCTGTCCTAAAAAACTATGGAATAGGATGCGAATGA
- a CDS encoding ABC transporter substrate-binding protein, translating to MKKAVVVVLLIALVVLPSAFAAGQADTKEDDKKVVQVFGAFVDEELRRFEEAIVPFEERTGIDVIYEGSKDFETLISVRVEGGNPPDIAALPQPGLMYNFASQGYLVPMWDSLLETVDANYAPVWKDLGSYDGTPYGVFHRVNAKSFVWYPKKAWAREGYEVPTTWDELIALMDKMVANGHTPWSIGIEAGGATGWVGTDWVEDVMLRTAGPEVYDKWVNHEIAFNAPEVREAFEVIGDIWLNPKYVYGGTNTILTQSYTDSPRTMFENPPRSWMHRQGNFVTSFLQDDIQANLEEEVGVFPLPGINDEFGIPILGGGDQFVVFNDRPEVREFMEFLATWESGEIWAKRGGALFPYLNQDINAYPNEIERSLAESLVNAKVFRFDASDLMPGQVGAGSFWTGIVDWVNGKSLDAMLNDVQKSWPE from the coding sequence ATGAAGAAAGCAGTAGTAGTAGTGTTACTCATTGCATTGGTGGTTCTACCATCAGCATTTGCTGCTGGACAAGCTGACACCAAAGAAGACGACAAGAAGGTCGTACAGGTGTTTGGAGCTTTCGTAGATGAGGAACTGAGACGTTTTGAAGAGGCAATCGTGCCATTCGAAGAGAGGACAGGAATCGATGTAATCTACGAAGGATCGAAGGACTTTGAGACGCTGATCAGTGTACGTGTTGAGGGTGGTAATCCCCCAGATATCGCTGCACTTCCCCAGCCTGGTCTCATGTATAACTTTGCTTCCCAGGGATACCTGGTTCCAATGTGGGACTCCCTGTTGGAAACAGTCGATGCAAACTATGCACCGGTTTGGAAAGACCTGGGTTCCTATGATGGCACCCCCTACGGCGTATTCCACCGTGTAAATGCAAAGAGTTTTGTGTGGTATCCCAAGAAAGCTTGGGCAAGAGAAGGATATGAAGTTCCTACCACATGGGACGAATTGATCGCCCTGATGGACAAAATGGTCGCCAATGGACATACCCCTTGGTCAATCGGTATTGAAGCCGGTGGAGCCACAGGTTGGGTTGGTACCGACTGGGTTGAGGATGTCATGCTCAGAACCGCTGGTCCTGAAGTGTATGACAAATGGGTAAACCACGAGATTGCATTCAATGCACCTGAGGTTCGAGAAGCCTTCGAGGTAATTGGCGATATTTGGTTGAATCCAAAATATGTCTATGGTGGAACCAATACCATTCTTACCCAGAGTTATACTGATTCCCCACGAACCATGTTTGAGAATCCTCCACGCTCTTGGATGCATCGACAGGGTAACTTTGTCACCTCGTTCCTCCAGGATGACATTCAGGCAAATCTTGAGGAAGAAGTAGGAGTATTCCCACTTCCTGGTATCAATGATGAGTTTGGTATTCCTATTCTTGGTGGTGGTGACCAGTTTGTTGTCTTCAATGACCGCCCTGAAGTCCGTGAGTTCATGGAATTCCTGGCAACTTGGGAATCTGGTGAGATCTGGGCAAAGAGAGGCGGAGCTCTCTTCCCCTATCTTAATCAGGATATAAATGCCTACCCGAACGAGATTGAACGCTCACTTGCTGAATCCCTGGTGAATGCCAAGGTCTTCAGATTTGATGCTTCCGATCTGATGCCGGGCCAAGTTGGAGCGGGCTCTTTCTGGACTGGTATTGTTGACTGGGTCAACGGCAAGAGCCTTGATGCCATGTTGAACGATGTTCAGAAATCCTGGCCGGAATAA
- a CDS encoding sugar ABC transporter permease, which produces MTTIERQGKPTSPLAKLGRIAFSVLVLVGVFFVLWVGFIFLRDSNAPQGIIAIIAIVWGVGGIALLFWVADWVINRTSVTTAKKLQPIIFVGPALLILAWYLFIPTVRSLYLSFFDAQSKNFVGLANYVFAFTDSKMRESFMNNLLWLIIGTGGAVGFGLIIALLADRVKMEKVFKSIIFMPMAISFVGAGVIWRFIYSYKPAGEDQIGLLNAIVTFFGGEPQAWFTMPVWNNIFLIAILVWLQTGYAMVIISSALKGVPSTIIEAGRIDGAGEFRIIRSIIIPFIAPTLITVSTTIIIITLKIFDIVFTMTNGNYGTEVIASMQYKQMFRFYHYGRGSAIAIVLVLAVIPVMWYNLHQFSKREGF; this is translated from the coding sequence ATGACAACAATTGAAAGACAAGGGAAACCTACATCACCCCTCGCAAAACTTGGTCGTATAGCATTTTCTGTTCTTGTGCTTGTTGGGGTGTTCTTTGTATTGTGGGTTGGTTTTATCTTCTTACGGGATAGCAATGCTCCACAAGGAATAATTGCAATCATCGCTATTGTGTGGGGTGTTGGTGGGATTGCTCTTCTGTTCTGGGTTGCTGATTGGGTTATCAATAGAACCAGTGTTACGACAGCTAAGAAGCTGCAACCGATCATATTTGTAGGACCAGCATTGCTGATCCTCGCTTGGTATCTTTTTATCCCTACCGTGAGATCACTCTATTTGAGTTTCTTTGATGCTCAGTCGAAGAATTTCGTAGGGCTTGCGAACTATGTGTTCGCTTTTACCGATTCCAAGATGCGTGAATCATTCATGAACAATCTCCTGTGGTTAATCATCGGAACCGGCGGGGCAGTCGGCTTCGGTCTTATCATCGCACTACTCGCTGATCGTGTGAAAATGGAGAAAGTCTTCAAGAGCATCATTTTCATGCCAATGGCAATCTCCTTCGTAGGGGCTGGTGTTATCTGGAGATTTATTTATTCGTACAAACCCGCAGGAGAGGATCAGATAGGTTTGCTCAATGCGATTGTTACCTTTTTCGGAGGTGAACCACAAGCCTGGTTTACCATGCCTGTCTGGAACAATATCTTCCTGATTGCCATCTTGGTATGGCTGCAAACCGGCTATGCCATGGTTATCATCAGCTCTGCACTCAAGGGTGTTCCCTCTACGATTATTGAAGCAGGTCGTATTGATGGGGCAGGGGAGTTCAGGATAATCAGGAGTATTATCATACCCTTCATTGCTCCCACCCTTATCACAGTATCAACAACGATTATCATTATTACGTTGAAGATATTCGATATTGTATTCACCATGACCAACGGTAACTATGGGACCGAGGTTATTGCAAGCATGCAGTACAAGCAGATGTTCCGTTTCTACCACTATGGACGAGGCTCTGCAATCGCCATTGTTCTGGTTCTGGCCGTCATACCTGTCATGTGGTACAACCTGCATCAGTTCAGTAAAAGGGAGGGCTTCTAA
- a CDS encoding carbohydrate ABC transporter permease translates to MISLARKRQNKWTMVVNIILIVLVIIWSIPIIGLLISSLRPQDDVLNTGWWTIFKGDGDFTLNNYRRVLGGRQATFTDAEGNVLRASGDNLSQAFINSFTVTIPSVIIPILIATAAAFGFAWMVFPGRKLFFTIVVALLVVPLQISLIPILRDYMKIGLTGSYLGIWLAHTGFGLPLGIYLLYNYVSTIPRDVFESAFLDGARPMVIFVRLVLPLSVPAIASLGIFQFLWVWNDLLVALVFLGGTSDVAVLTQRLANMVGSRGQDWHLLTAGAFIVMIVPILVFFFLQRYFVQGLMAGSVKG, encoded by the coding sequence ATGATTTCCCTTGCAAGAAAAAGACAAAACAAGTGGACCATGGTGGTCAATATCATTCTGATTGTACTGGTCATCATCTGGAGTATCCCGATCATAGGCCTACTTATCTCATCACTGAGACCGCAGGATGATGTGTTGAATACCGGATGGTGGACAATTTTTAAAGGTGACGGAGATTTCACCTTGAACAACTATCGACGTGTTTTGGGAGGTAGACAAGCCACATTTACTGACGCGGAAGGGAATGTTCTTCGCGCAAGTGGGGACAACCTCTCCCAAGCCTTCATCAATAGTTTTACTGTCACTATTCCCTCGGTGATCATTCCGATTCTTATTGCAACAGCAGCAGCTTTTGGGTTTGCCTGGATGGTATTTCCCGGTAGGAAACTATTCTTTACCATTGTTGTTGCCCTGTTGGTGGTTCCATTGCAGATATCCTTGATTCCTATCCTTCGTGATTACATGAAGATTGGACTCACCGGCTCCTATCTGGGGATATGGCTTGCCCATACAGGCTTCGGTCTGCCGCTTGGAATCTACCTGCTCTATAACTATGTTTCCACCATCCCTCGGGATGTGTTTGAATCAGCATTCCTTGATGGAGCAAGGCCAATGGTGATCTTCGTACGGCTGGTGCTTCCTCTCTCTGTTCCTGCTATTGCATCGTTGGGTATTTTCCAGTTTCTTTGGGTTTGGAATGACCTGCTGGTAGCATTGGTCTTCCTCGGTGGTACCAGTGATGTAGCTGTATTGACCCAGCGTCTGGCGAATATGGTGGGATCACGTGGACAGGACTGGCATTTGCTTACTGCAGGGGCCTTCATTGTCATGATTGTCCCAATTCTCGTATTTTTCTTCCTGCAACGGTACTTTGTACAGGGACTTATGGCAGGATCAGTCAAGGGGTAA
- the pgmB gene encoding beta-phosphoglucomutase produces MALDTWSLEETGFDEEHIAQGESLFSIGNGYIGYRGFPCEREPAHHSGCFINGFYEISPIIYGEDAYGFARINQSMLDLPDCRYLVITIDGIQVNVADSRVQFYRRRLDFRTGILEQHMQWLTDEGKLVHITWETLLSMQQHHIGALRVRIHCTDEVHANLYSTIGMPVQRANTELDPRMGSTLSTSSLVCEDYGYYGEGEEVRPGFQATFKTLESALDLSCGAVHESSEPLQVERGDLEEGHLPALAFTWSGTDLSLTKYFYYHTSGRPGETLPLELAQQYREEVVNASWQTLVEMQRTWYESFWAHADIEITGEEKLQQALRFNFFQLQQSTGRDGKSALAAKGLTGSGYEGHYFWDTEIYGMALFNHTLPDTARALIKYRISTLDRARARAREMNQRGALYPWRTINGLEASAYFPAGTAQYHINADIAYAIFQYLEVTGDDTILEEGAAEVLIETARLFFDLGFFNPEKGGKFCINEVTGPDEYSALSDNNCYTNVMVQHHLEGVSKLASRLQNENPKLWSHLVEELSIRDEELGLFARAAEQMYIPYDRKRGIHMQDDYFLNKEPWDTQKRGEIRHPMLLHYHPLVIYRHQVIKQADTVLGMLLQHHRFPWYQRKRNFAFYEPLTTGDSSLSACIQGIVAYDCGFLDLGSSYIRQTALMDIEDLHHNTKDGLHTAAMAGSWMAMVYGLGGFRMKDGIPTFRPQLPKELQRLKFHLTFRGIVLTVTIEPEITTYEAKGGNLTVHHRSDVLIVGKEAVQCPTRAACKAVIFDLDGVITSTDGYHYRAWKRLSDAHQWAFNEEINQKLRGISRRQSLQVILDHNRVTVSEEEMQEYTDQKNTWYRESLEELTPEDILPGIPALLEQLKQRKIYTAIASASRNAPFILDRLGLSDSFDAVVPAGEVVLGKPNPEVFARAADMLGLYPEECTGVEDAPAGITAIKEALMKAVGVGSAVDPELCDAHVLTTADLTVEMLLW; encoded by the coding sequence ATGGCTTTGGATACTTGGAGTCTCGAAGAAACCGGGTTTGATGAAGAGCACATCGCCCAGGGTGAGAGCTTATTCTCAATTGGAAACGGATATATCGGCTATCGTGGGTTTCCCTGTGAACGGGAACCTGCGCACCACAGTGGATGTTTCATCAACGGATTCTACGAGATATCTCCGATTATCTATGGAGAGGATGCCTATGGGTTCGCACGCATCAACCAGAGTATGCTTGATCTTCCCGACTGCCGGTATCTGGTGATTACCATCGATGGTATTCAGGTCAATGTAGCTGATAGCCGGGTGCAGTTCTACCGTAGGCGACTTGATTTCCGTACAGGAATCCTTGAACAGCATATGCAGTGGCTTACCGATGAAGGTAAGCTGGTGCATATTACCTGGGAGACCCTGCTCAGCATGCAACAGCACCATATAGGAGCCCTGCGGGTTCGCATTCACTGTACTGATGAGGTTCATGCCAACCTGTACTCTACCATAGGGATGCCTGTTCAGCGTGCAAATACTGAGCTTGATCCCCGTATGGGCAGTACACTCTCCACCTCCTCCCTGGTTTGTGAAGATTATGGCTATTATGGAGAAGGTGAGGAGGTACGCCCAGGATTCCAGGCTACCTTCAAGACTTTGGAAAGTGCCCTTGATCTTTCCTGTGGTGCTGTGCATGAGAGTTCAGAACCGCTTCAGGTTGAGCGAGGTGACCTGGAGGAGGGGCATCTCCCGGCACTGGCCTTCACATGGAGTGGGACAGATCTTAGTCTCACGAAGTATTTCTACTATCATACCTCTGGACGTCCTGGAGAGACCCTTCCGCTTGAGTTGGCCCAGCAGTATCGAGAGGAGGTGGTAAACGCCAGTTGGCAAACCTTGGTAGAGATGCAACGGACCTGGTATGAGTCCTTCTGGGCCCATGCCGATATCGAGATTACCGGGGAAGAGAAACTCCAGCAGGCCCTCAGGTTCAACTTTTTCCAGCTCCAGCAGAGCACCGGTAGAGACGGTAAGTCCGCACTAGCTGCCAAAGGACTGACTGGAAGTGGGTATGAAGGCCATTATTTCTGGGATACGGAAATTTATGGAATGGCACTCTTCAACCATACCCTTCCTGATACCGCACGCGCCTTGATCAAATACAGGATCTCAACACTCGACCGAGCTCGCGCAAGAGCCAGGGAGATGAACCAGAGGGGTGCGCTCTACCCTTGGAGAACCATCAATGGATTGGAAGCTTCTGCATACTTTCCTGCCGGGACTGCTCAGTACCATATCAATGCAGATATTGCCTATGCGATCTTTCAATACCTGGAGGTGACAGGTGATGATACCATCCTGGAAGAGGGTGCTGCTGAGGTGCTGATAGAGACAGCTCGTCTGTTTTTCGATCTTGGTTTTTTCAATCCAGAAAAGGGTGGTAAGTTCTGTATCAATGAGGTAACTGGCCCGGATGAGTATTCAGCGCTCTCCGATAACAATTGCTATACCAATGTCATGGTCCAACATCACTTGGAGGGGGTGTCCAAGCTAGCTTCCCGTCTGCAAAACGAGAATCCTAAGCTATGGAGCCATCTGGTTGAAGAACTTTCCATACGTGATGAAGAGCTGGGTCTCTTTGCCCGTGCAGCAGAGCAGATGTATATCCCCTATGACAGAAAACGGGGTATTCATATGCAGGATGACTATTTCCTCAACAAGGAACCGTGGGATACCCAAAAGCGAGGAGAGATACGCCATCCCATGCTTCTCCACTACCATCCGTTGGTAATCTACCGGCACCAGGTCATCAAGCAAGCCGATACCGTGCTTGGTATGCTTCTGCAGCATCATCGCTTCCCCTGGTACCAGAGAAAGAGAAACTTTGCGTTCTATGAACCCCTGACCACTGGGGACAGTTCCCTTTCTGCATGTATTCAGGGAATTGTTGCATACGATTGTGGATTCTTGGATCTTGGTAGTTCCTATATCCGCCAGACAGCACTCATGGATATTGAAGATCTGCATCACAATACCAAGGATGGCTTGCATACTGCGGCGATGGCTGGTTCATGGATGGCTATGGTCTATGGGTTGGGAGGATTCCGTATGAAAGATGGAATTCCTACATTCAGACCTCAGCTTCCAAAGGAGCTGCAGCGACTGAAATTCCATCTGACCTTCAGGGGAATAGTGCTTACCGTTACGATTGAGCCTGAGATTACCACCTATGAAGCCAAGGGTGGCAATCTTACCGTGCATCATCGCTCTGATGTACTCATTGTTGGCAAAGAAGCTGTACAGTGTCCCACGCGAGCCGCATGCAAGGCTGTCATCTTTGATCTTGATGGGGTAATAACCTCCACCGATGGGTACCATTATCGGGCATGGAAACGTCTTTCTGATGCCCACCAATGGGCTTTTAATGAGGAGATAAACCAAAAGCTGAGAGGTATTTCCAGAAGACAATCTCTACAGGTAATCCTTGACCACAACAGGGTGACTGTGTCTGAGGAGGAGATGCAAGAATACACTGACCAGAAGAATACCTGGTATCGCGAATCGCTGGAGGAGTTGACTCCAGAGGATATCCTTCCCGGTATTCCTGCATTGCTGGAACAACTGAAGCAGCGAAAAATCTATACCGCCATCGCATCGGCAAGTCGGAATGCTCCGTTTATCCTTGATAGGTTGGGACTTTCTGATTCATTTGATGCAGTAGTTCCAGCTGGAGAGGTGGTACTGGGAAAACCCAATCCAGAGGTCTTTGCACGAGCTGCTGATATGCTGGGATTGTATCCAGAGGAGTGTACTGGTGTAGAGGATGCTCCAGCAGGCATTACTGCCATAAAGGAAGCATTGATGAAGGCTGTTGGGGTTGGCAGTGCTGTCGATCCTGAGCTCTGTGATGCACACGTGCTTACAACCGCTGATTTGACCGTGGAAATGTTGCTCTGGTGA
- a CDS encoding LacI family DNA-binding transcriptional regulator, translating into MGRNKITIEDIAREANVGIGTVSRVLNNSSHVAEDTRKRVLDVVKARQYSPSGAASRLARNDAIESTVGLLLPDIGNHYFFEIFETIYRKFRGLGVDLLIFNYEKHNPQFIQKVLGAQLSALLIFAFQLDETERELLRRRNVPYLYIDYSRDDEHCMYTDNEQGGRLAARYLLSKGVKHPGYIAMDPPGQTDTDRHTGFISELALYGYKECALYNSEISEEMGYQIGMQIIDEQTCDGVFCYCDDIAVGVYKAVKERGSSIRIIGFDGVRATEHLGISTVSQEPGAIGTQAASFIVNLMEAHQERQPIHHRIIPVLVDRNS; encoded by the coding sequence ATGGGCAGGAATAAAATAACAATCGAAGACATTGCCCGTGAAGCTAATGTAGGAATCGGCACTGTTTCACGTGTTCTCAACAACAGCTCTCATGTTGCAGAAGACACCCGTAAGCGGGTTCTTGATGTGGTTAAGGCTCGACAATACTCTCCAAGTGGCGCTGCAAGCCGACTTGCGCGAAATGACGCCATTGAGTCAACAGTAGGATTGCTTCTGCCAGATATTGGAAACCACTACTTCTTTGAAATATTTGAGACTATCTACAGAAAATTCCGTGGGTTGGGTGTAGACCTCCTCATATTCAACTATGAGAAACATAACCCACAATTCATCCAGAAAGTACTGGGAGCCCAACTCTCCGCCCTACTCATCTTTGCTTTCCAGCTCGACGAAACAGAGAGGGAACTGCTGAGAAGACGCAATGTACCCTACCTGTATATCGACTACTCTCGTGATGACGAGCACTGTATGTACACAGACAATGAACAGGGAGGGCGTCTTGCCGCCCGGTATCTTCTCTCAAAAGGGGTGAAACACCCTGGATATATCGCAATGGACCCTCCAGGGCAAACTGACACAGACCGACATACGGGATTTATCAGTGAACTCGCTCTCTATGGCTATAAGGAGTGTGCACTGTACAACTCTGAGATATCAGAGGAGATGGGCTACCAAATCGGCATGCAAATCATCGATGAACAAACCTGTGACGGAGTCTTCTGCTACTGTGACGACATAGCCGTAGGAGTGTATAAGGCAGTGAAAGAGAGGGGAAGCTCAATCCGTATCATAGGATTCGATGGAGTTCGTGCTACTGAGCACCTGGGTATCTCGACGGTTAGCCAGGAACCGGGAGCCATCGGCACACAAGCCGCCTCCTTTATCGTGAACCTCATGGAGGCTCACCAAGAAAGGCAACCTATACATCATCGAATCATTCCTGTCCTCGTTGACCGCAACAGCTAA
- a CDS encoding HD domain-containing phosphohydrolase: MTRDTHDLSIKTIIITTFVLVIMIAVAVIAYLIFSRWYSSAESTVMKISHSINNHIYEQVASFMESPVSINNENHKLIRDGIVDIQNEEERERYFLGALDSFNEEIYSYSYGTAEGAYYGARRNETGDLEIMRNDHSTGGNSWYFSVDDDYRAGDIAVKLGQFDPRTRPWFQAAVEAGAPAFSPLYKHFVMDDLTVSVATPVYSSEGVLKGVLGTHMLLSKIGSFLEKTVTPYEGMALIVERESGYVIANSQGLQNFTIRPDRSLERLHIEQITNEALYNAFEQFTSTGKSQLTYRQGIEHMFADIQGFKAEGVDWVIISAVTGGFLLDEVQESISLTILLIIITILVIVLIYQLITSRLFRPIRELLDVSKAIAEGDLSRRVTVARDDEIGSIASSLNHVANSLQQLFFNLENSVEKRTHELHETNTQLEANRDQLSLILNSAAEGIYGIDSEGNCTFCNRSSLLLLGYEREEDLLGKNMHDLIHHSYEDGSKFPLDSCKVFRAIQTGIGYSENGEVFWKKNGSNFPVSYHAFPQIRNEQVIGAVITFTDITERRQHEQQIEYMRCHDSLTGLHNRNCFEEKHTTLDVPENLPLSIIFADINALKLTNDIFGHSAGDELIKKSAEILKHVCRDSGIIARLGGDEFIIVLPNTTTDDAARIIGQIQLEFSQTKVEAMRCSISLGSCTKVHQEQSLSDTIVTAENQMYQDKTRNRGTVNRAIINALQETLHTRSPREKDHAEKVKDIASRFGSSLHLNEAEISSLERTAYLHDIGKIVLDPHILNAKELSDDEREQMRQHPAIGYRILNLFDDTLDIAEYVYGHHERWDGSGYPRGLKHDQIPYISRILSIAEAYERIVERSHSREEAIKEIQEGAGTQFDPELAQAFLEMIEQQ; encoded by the coding sequence ATGACACGTGATACCCATGATCTATCAATCAAGACGATTATCATCACGACATTTGTCCTTGTTATCATGATTGCAGTAGCAGTTATCGCCTATCTCATCTTTTCTCGCTGGTACAGTTCCGCTGAATCCACCGTGATGAAGATTTCCCACAGCATCAACAATCATATCTATGAACAGGTTGCATCATTCATGGAAAGCCCCGTCTCTATCAACAATGAGAACCATAAACTTATACGTGATGGTATTGTAGACATCCAGAATGAAGAAGAACGAGAGCGATACTTTCTTGGGGCACTGGATTCCTTCAATGAAGAAATCTACAGCTATAGCTATGGAACCGCTGAGGGAGCATACTACGGCGCCCGTCGTAATGAAACGGGAGATCTGGAGATCATGAGGAATGATCACTCCACTGGTGGTAATTCTTGGTATTTTTCGGTAGATGACGACTACCGTGCAGGAGACATAGCAGTTAAACTCGGGCAATTCGACCCACGCACTCGTCCTTGGTTCCAAGCGGCAGTAGAGGCCGGGGCACCGGCATTCTCCCCTCTCTATAAGCATTTTGTCATGGACGACTTAACGGTATCCGTAGCAACACCTGTCTATAGCAGCGAGGGAGTCCTGAAAGGGGTTCTGGGTACACATATGCTTCTCTCAAAGATTGGGTCATTCCTCGAGAAGACGGTCACGCCCTATGAGGGAATGGCCCTCATCGTAGAGCGGGAGAGCGGATATGTAATCGCAAACTCACAAGGATTACAGAATTTTACAATACGTCCAGACCGATCGCTGGAAAGACTCCATATAGAGCAAATTACCAATGAAGCCCTGTATAATGCCTTCGAGCAATTCACCTCTACTGGAAAATCCCAATTAACCTATAGGCAGGGTATCGAACATATGTTCGCAGACATCCAGGGATTCAAGGCCGAGGGAGTTGATTGGGTTATCATCTCGGCGGTAACCGGGGGATTCCTTCTCGATGAAGTACAAGAAAGTATCTCCCTTACGATACTACTGATAATTATTACAATCTTGGTAATTGTGCTCATTTATCAACTCATTACTTCCCGACTCTTCAGACCGATACGGGAACTACTGGATGTATCAAAAGCCATCGCTGAAGGAGATCTTTCCAGACGCGTCACCGTTGCAAGAGACGATGAAATCGGCAGCATTGCAAGCAGCCTCAACCATGTGGCTAATAGCCTGCAACAGCTTTTCTTCAACCTTGAAAACAGTGTGGAGAAGCGTACCCATGAACTGCACGAAACCAACACCCAATTGGAAGCAAACAGGGATCAGCTCAGCTTGATCCTGAACTCTGCAGCAGAGGGTATCTATGGAATTGACAGTGAAGGAAATTGCACCTTCTGCAACCGTAGCTCACTGCTTCTATTGGGATATGAGAGAGAAGAAGATTTGCTGGGAAAGAACATGCATGATCTGATCCATCACAGCTATGAGGATGGTTCCAAATTCCCTTTGGATTCCTGTAAGGTATTTAGAGCAATCCAAACCGGCATTGGATACTCGGAAAATGGAGAAGTGTTCTGGAAAAAGAATGGTTCGAATTTTCCTGTCTCCTACCATGCTTTTCCACAAATACGCAATGAACAGGTCATCGGAGCAGTCATTACATTTACTGATATAACTGAACGCAGGCAACATGAACAACAAATTGAGTATATGCGTTGTCATGATTCCCTTACAGGTCTTCATAACCGTAATTGCTTTGAGGAAAAGCACACAACATTGGACGTGCCTGAAAATCTGCCGCTTTCCATTATCTTTGCCGATATCAATGCCCTTAAATTAACCAACGATATTTTTGGCCACAGTGCAGGGGATGAACTGATCAAGAAATCAGCAGAAATCCTCAAGCATGTATGCAGAGATTCCGGCATAATCGCCCGCCTTGGGGGTGATGAATTCATTATCGTATTACCGAACACAACAACGGATGATGCGGCGAGGATTATTGGGCAGATCCAGCTGGAGTTCTCCCAAACGAAAGTGGAAGCCATGCGCTGTAGCATATCACTGGGAAGTTGCACCAAGGTACACCAAGAACAGTCTCTCAGTGATACCATTGTGACTGCTGAGAATCAAATGTATCAGGATAAGACAAGGAACAGAGGTACGGTTAACAGGGCAATCATCAATGCACTACAGGAAACTCTGCACACCCGAAGCCCTCGAGAAAAGGACCACGCAGAAAAAGTTAAGGACATTGCAAGTAGGTTTGGCTCTTCACTCCATCTTAATGAGGCAGAGATCAGTTCTTTGGAACGCACGGCATACCTACATGACATTGGAAAAATTGTGCTCGACCCACATATCTTGAATGCCAAAGAATTGAGTGACGACGAACGAGAACAAATGCGCCAACACCCTGCTATCGGGTATCGAATCTTGAATCTTTTTGATGATACGCTTGATATAGCTGAATATGTTTACGGCCATCACGAACGGTGGGATGGTTCAGGTTATCCTAGGGGCTTGAAACATGATCAAATTCCGTACATCTCCCGCATTCTCTCCATCGCGGAAGCATATGAGCGGATTGTGGAGAGAAGTCATTCAAGAGAAGAGGCAATCAAAGAAATACAGGAGGGAGCTGGAACACAGTTCGACCCCGAACTTGCCCAAGCATTCCTGGAAATGATAGAGCAACAGTAA